The window ttctaaaaTAGAAACTGGGTCTGGTCAAAAGCAGTGAGAGGTGGAAGGCAGCGCTGTGTGCATGCAGATTGCCCCACAGCAAGCTCTGACTGTGGCGTGGGACACGCAGCatggctgggagcaggcagccctgagctctgcactCTGTGCTCGTTGCAGTGTttatgctgagctgcagcttccCGCGAAGACCAGACTTTGGAGATGTCACCGTGATGGACCTGCACTCGGGCGGCATCGCTCACTTCCACTGCCATCTGGGCTACGAGCTGCAGGGCCCCCATATGCTCACCTGCATCAACGCATCCCGGCCCCACTGGAGCAGCCCCGAGCCCATCTGCTCAGGTGTGGGCATGCAAATAGCACAGGCACAGGGGGAAACCCCAAAGCAAAAATGATGTGGGTGCTTTGCCAAGCTGTGCGACTCAAGCCGTTCTGTGGCAGCAGAATGTGTCCCCCGCTGAGGCGGGTGAGGGGGGATGTGGGGGCTGTGCTCCTTGTTGCCCCTTACCTGCCCCGCTCTGCCCGGCAGCGCCCTGTGGAGGCACCGTGCACAATGCCACCATCGGCCGTGTCCTCTCGCCCAGCACCGCGGGCAACCAGTCGGGCAGCATGTACTGCGTGTGGGCCATCACAGCACCCCCGGGCCAGAAGCTGCACCTGCACTTCGAGAAGCTGCTGCTAGCTGAGAGGGACAGGTGAGGGGTTGGTGGCACTTGGCTCTGGTTGGGGTAGGAGCAAGAGGAAGAGAGGGCGCAGTTCCTAATGGGGCGTCCAAGACCACAAAGGGACACCTCATGCTGCACATCCAGGCTATCAGCATCCACATAAGCAAGCACACCTCGTGGTTCTGACACCTGTGTTTAGAAAGCATTGGAATTCAGCCCAGTAACAGGCAGTGAGCCAGGTTTATGGCCCATAGTAAAATCAAAGTATAAAAATCCAGCTTAAGATACGGGTAAAAGAAACTGATCCAGTCGGTGAATTTTCACTGGCACCATCTCTCCCAATTGCCGGATTTCGGGAGCACACAGAGAAGAGCTGGGGGGCCCCCACACATCCCCAGGACACTGCATCCCTCCTCCCCCACTTCTCCCTCTGCCGGCTGACCCCTGGCTCCCTGCACAGGATGGTGGTGTACAGCGGGGACAGCAACCGCTCGGCCGTGCTCTACGACTCGCTGCGTGCTGACAGCGTGCCCTTCGAGGGGGTGATCAGCGACGACTCCTCCATCCGCATCGACTTCCTCGCCGAGGAGCCAGCCGCCTCCACTGCCTTCAATATCCGCTTCGAAGGTGAtgctctgctgtgggctggggggctgcaggaagggggtCAGCCACAATGCTCGGCATGCGGCTGTCCCCGCGGTGCTGTCAGCATGCATGGCGAGCTGAACCTCCTTATGGCTGCAGAAGCTTCAGGGAATGCATTTCcccagcaagaaaaaaaggaaaagagcgGGTTTGATGACAGGTGGTAATCCCAGGGAAGATTGCTTGGTAAATACAGCAGTAACAACACAGAGAGTGCATTACTGACTCTGACATACAAAGAAGGAGTGGGGTTTGGTTAAGCCTGCATGGCTCAGGACAGATAAACGGTTGTTAATCCTAATTGCCTGTAATGAACACCATTTGTGTGGAGGGGGATGTGCATGGCAGGGATGGAGGGACAGGTTCCTGGTGGGGTGGTGGCACAGTCCTGGGGCTCCTCCTGCAAAGCTCAAAACTGGAGGCAGGTGGGGCACTGGGGATGGGTCTGTGCTGCTCCCCAGACCCCGTATGTGCACGCTGCTAATGGGATTTTTCCTGCAGCCTTTGAGCGGGGCCACTGCTACGAACCCTACATCCAGAATGGGAACTTTACCACCTCCGACCCCACCTACAACCTGGGCACCACCGTGGAGTTCACGTGTGACCCCGGGCATTCCTTGGAGCAGGGCCCTGCTGTCATCGAGTGTGTCAACATGCGGGACCCATACTGGAACGACACGGAGCCGCTGTGCCGAGGTCAGTGCCCGCACCATGGGGCCTTGCCATGCTCTGGTACACGAGGGCTGAgccctgcctctctgctgcagcCACGTGTGGGGGGGAGCTGACAGCCATGGCCGGGGTGATCCTGTCCCCCAACTGGCCAGAGCCCTACACGGAGGGAGAGGATTGTATCTGGAGAGTCCACGTGGGTGAGGAGAAGCGGCTGTTTCTGGACATCCAACTGTGAGTTGCTCTCAGACATCGGCACATATCATGCGGCTGGCCCTGCTCAGCCCAGTTCCCTGCAGCATCCCCCTCCCAGGAACCAGTTCTGTGTCTGTTCTGCCCCTTCTGCCTTTCTCTCATCCCCTGCAATGTGCTCAGAACCCATTGCATTACAACATTCATCACTTTGCAGCATTTGTTGCATTGCAGCACTTGCATTACGGCATCCATCACTTTGCAGCACCCATCACATTACAGCACTCATTGCATTGCAGCATCCTTTGCCTTGCAGCACCCATTGCATTGCAGCACCCACTCCTCACTGCCTCCGGGGGTAACTCAAAGGGGAATGGGTTTTGTCTCCTGGCAGGGAGCCTTGGGCATGGTAATGCTTCTTATGCAGAGGGAATCTCCTCAGTGCTATTTTGGGTTTTCAAGAGGAGGGCATGTCTCAAGTAGGGGCTTAGAGTCAAAAAGGCTTTAAAGCTTTCTGTAAAAATCACAAGTCAGAGCTTCCCATGAGGCTCTGCTGGATTTGTGGGCACTCGGGCTGAGTAGGACTGGAGACCAGGCGATTTGAAGTCATCAGACATAAATGTCACCGAGAAAATCATGTTtgacagaaagcagagatttaCTACAAATGTCAGCTTGCCATGGGGATTAACTGGGCGCCTTCCAAGAACATTCTTAATAAAATGTTTGGGGATCGGCTCAGGCATCTCCAAACAAGGCTGAGTCAGATGGGTAGATGTGTGGGGTGGGGGACCCACTGTGCCTGAGCACACCCCGGGCCCAGGATGCTGAGCAGCATAGTGGGATTGAtcctgcccagcacagggctgggcgTTCTGGCTCCCAGTTGGGCACAGAACAGCACTGGGCTCAGCCCCAGGGCCTTATAAGGTCATTTGCTTGGGCTGTTGCATGGGACATTGCACAGGCCGTTGCACTGGACATTGCATGGGCCGTTGCATGGGATTTTGCATTGGACATTGCACAGGACACTGAATGAGACATGACATGAGACATCGCCCAGGACACTGCGTGGGACATGGCATGGGATGTTGCACGGGACTCTGCATGGGATATCCGAGCCCAGGCTCGGAGCGGGGCGTTGCTGCCGCCTCAGACCTGGTGCAGACTTCTCCTGCGGGCTCCTCTCCATCCGCggggcagcactgctctctgctggcGGCGGGGACGCGGGGCGGGCGGCTGCCAAAGCGAATCGGTTCCGGCACCGGGAAGAGCTTTGCTGGGGCTGATGCTGCTGCCCAGAACTGCAGCGCTGCGATCACCGCGGGGGTCACCGCTTGTCTCATGGGGCCGGTGTCACGGGGATCTCGGCCGAAATCTGTAAGCTGTGTTCTGCGGGTGTCCTTGGGAGTCCCGTGCAGCTCCAAAACCAATGGGGGGCCTGGGATAGCAGGGGAAAGCCTCGGCTCCCgctcagtgcctgcagcagggagagtgGTCTGGGGCTGATGATGGGGCCAGGGCTGATGATAGGGCTGCAACCGGTGATGGAGCCAGGGctgaaggagcagcactgctgctctgttcAGAACAGGCATCCCCACAGAACTTCCCAAGCTGCTGGGGACAGGACAAGCGCACAGACGGGATGCATACAGTGTCAGGCAGAATGTCACCTCACTGCCCCTTCATTCCACACCCAGCATCCTGCTGGTTCCTTGCTAGGCTGACCGAGCTCTTCTTTCCAGCCTGAACCTCACCAACAGTGACATCCTCACCATTTATGATGGAGACGAGCTCTCTGCCCGCATCCTGGGGCAGTACGTCGGCAGCAGCGGCCCCCAGAAGCTCTACTCCTCCAGCCCTGACCTCACCATCCGGTTCCACTCAGATCCTGCTGGGCTCATCTTTGGGAAGGGCCAAGGATTCATCATGAACTACATAGGTAGGGAAAGAGTGGGGTGCTGGGCTCGTCCTCAAACCTGACAGCACAGGGGGACAACATGCAGCTggagcagggtctgcaggggACAGTTTTGCAATTGGGGATGATTGCTGAGCCACATCTCCTCTCCAGCCCCAGCAACCCCCTCGCAGAacccacagcctgctgcagggtTCTGGCTCGGTTACTTCTGGGGTGACTTCCAAAGGGGCCCCATTATCCCTGATGCCATCTGCAGACCAGCAGGACTGCTCACGGGGCTGCGGTGCTCAGGGTGGGATGCACACCCTGCAAGGAGCCTTGTGCATAGGGCAACAGTCAGCACTTGTCCCACAGAGGTGTCTCGCAACGACTCCTGCTCCGACCTCCCCGAGATCCAGAACGGCTGGAAGACCACATCACACACCGAGCTGGTGAGAGGGGCCAAGATCACCTACCAGTGTGACCCAGGTTATGACATTGTAGGGAGTGACACGCTCACCTGCCAGTGGGACCTCAGCTGGAGCAGCGACCCTCCTTTCTGTGAAAAGAGTGAGTGCCCCAGTTCCCCACTCTGCCCTGAGCAATGTGCTCCGTGCCCCCAGGACCCACACCACGTCCCCTCTTCTCCCCAGTTATGTACTGCACAGACCCAGGAGAGGTGGAGCACTCGACTCGCCTCATCTCCgaccctgtgctgctggtgggcacCACCATCCAGTACACCTGCAACCCTGGCTTCGTGCTGGAGGGCAGCTCACTGCTGACCTGCTACAGCCGCGAGACCGGGACGCCTATCTGGACCTCACGGCTCCCACATTGCgtctgtgagtgctgcagccctccccACAGCTCAATGACAGCTCAGGAGCTGAACTTCCAGCCTCTTTCCCTTCAGCCCTTGTCTCACCCTGCAATGTGCTCCTTTCCAGCGGAGGAGTCTCTGGCTTGTGACAATCCAGGGCTGCCAGAAAATGGCTACCAAATCCTCTACAAACGCCTCTACCTGCCCGGCGAGTCTCTGACCTTCATGTGCTATGAGGGCTTCGAGCTCATGGGGGAGGTGACCATCAAGTGCATACTGGGACAGCCATCGCACTGGAGTGGGCCACTGCCTATTTGCAAAGGTAGTGCAtagcagggcaggcagcaccCATTGGGGTTGGGAGCATCCATTGGGATGGAGAACACTCATTGGACAGGCAGCACCCATTGGGGTGGGGAGCATCCATTGGGATGGAGAACACTCATTGGACAGGCAGCACCCATTGGGATGGGCAGCACCTACTGGGGTGGGGAGCACTCATTGGGATGGgcagcatccaccacctctggCTGGTGCCACCATTCCAGGCAGAGACATCCTGCACATTTTCTTGCCCAGCCTGCTCAGCCTCTGTGTGATCAtttcaaaagaacaaatgaTCATTAAGTGCCGAAAGTGTGCAGCACATTTTGTGATGAAATGGGATACGGAAAGCCTGGCACAGATTCCTATGGTAGCCTCAGTACGGATATGTAAATCCCCCTGCATGCAAAGCTGTAGCACCCAGAGCACACCCAGCCACCTCCCAATAACTCTCCATTTCTCTTCCAGTCAATCAGGACAGCTTTGAGCACGCTCTGGAAGGTGAGTGATATATTTGCTGGATCAGCCCCTTGCACAACTCCCTGGGGCCAAGCCCCACCTCACCACCACCCCTGTGCTCTAGCCCGGCACCCCCAGGTGCTCCCCAGTCCAaagcccacagcactgcagagacacTGGGACTGAGGCAGATGCATGCTGCGGGAGCCAATAGAACCTGCCACTGCCCCAAGTACCCCCAGTCCCATGTGAGGGACTGGAGGAGCGGAGGCAGAGGGGCAGCGGAATGTGCTGGGAAAAAGCCAGCATAAGAGTTCATGTCCTTTTAGtagcagaagctgctgcagagaCATCGTTGGAGGGGGGAAACATGGCCTTGGCCATCTTCATCCCGGTGCTGATCATCTCCTTGCTGCTGGGAGGAGCCTACATCTACATCACCAGGTATGTGGGGTGCGGGTGGCAGAATCCCAGGGAGCATCACCACACCCTGCTGGGCTCCAAAGCCCGGCACAGGGCACCCTctgctgcccccagccccaggcTGATGGGGGCACACGGAGGGTCTCGCattgctgcagggctgtgcatcTGAGTGACTCTTGCCTTGTCCCCAGGTGCCGGTACTACTCCAGCCTCCGCCTGCCCCTCATGTACTCCCACCCTTACAGCCAGATCACGGTAGAAACGGAGTTTGACAACCCGATTTATGAGACAGGggtgagtgctgctgtgccctccTTCCCCAGGTGGCTCCTGGTGCGTCTCTCACCagtggaatcatagaaccatagaatatcccaagttggaagggatccataaggatcacctagtccaactgctGGCTCCACAAATCCAATGGGGTGATCATCCCAAATCGCAGCTGCTGCCCTAAAATggcatttccttctttccaggAAACAAGAGAATACGAAGTTTCGATATAAAGGCAAGAGAGTCTCCAGCTGCGAACTTAATGTGCTCTCATAGAACTTCCTCAGTAACTAATCCAGAGACTATGTGGAGTTTGGTTGGACCCCTGGACCTGCTGTTGTCTTTCCTTTTGCCTCCTTATTGAagattttactgttttcttcactgTATTTATTCTATTTAAACTGCGCTAGGTGTGCTGCAGAACCACAGGGTCTGCACCCGGACCCCGGGGTGGGCAGCAGTGGCAGATGGGGACAGAGCTCCATCTCCCCATCCCCCGGCCACGCACCCACAGAGGGGTTTTGCAGTTCTTCTgttgttaaaaattaaaagcgTCTCCATTGAAAGAGCCTGCAATTGATTGCTCAGAGCTGACACAGGCGAGGGTTTGCTGCACCCATGGCTCTACCCACAGCATGGGTGGCACGGCTGGGGTGAGGGgactgctgctctctgctcctctTCAGTGCCATCATCAGCACCAGGACAGcccaagcactgctgcaggctgctgtgccccTTCGCCCCGCAGTAGTATCTCAGGGTAAGCACGGACTGGGCCCTGTGGGGGCTGCCACCTGCCTTGGGGTGCTGGGCCACGTGTCCCCAAGCCACAGGGGCCCTCAAGGTTTGCACTTTGCTCACGGGCAAAGCCCACCCAGGCGATGACAAGGAAAGAGGGTGAAGGTGGAGATTTGTTCAGCAGCAGGGCCAGGCTCCAGCACGGATatggggagcagaggggcagaatcagccctcagcactgctctgatgGAGGCAGACCCCACAGCAGCTTCACTTTGGGCCTCAGCATCCCCCGTGCTCCTTCACTTTGGGTGCATTCCCCGGAGCTGGGCGGTGGGCTGTAGGTGGGCAGAGATGCCCCACCAAGTCCCGGGCAGCTGCTGTCTTCTTTTGTCCTTGTAAAATGGCAATGTAACCACGACAATGTTGGGGAGTCTGTTTTAGTTTAGGGATGGTTAGTGCATCTCTGCAGTGTACAGCTGAGACTTAGattggttttttggtttgttttggttttggttttcttttcctttaaaaacaNNNNNNNNNNNNNNNNNNNNNNNNNNNNNNNNNNNNNNNNNNNNNNNNNNNNNNNNNNNNNNNNNNNNNNNNNNNNNNNNNNNNNNNNNNNNNNNNNNNNatatatatatataaagggCAGGGCTGATCCTGTAGCAGTGCAATCCACTCTGGGCAGGAAGGATGGAAGTGGTGGGACTCATTGCAGACATTGTCAGGGTCATCCTCCAAGCAATGAGATAGCTGTTGAAGACATGAAATTAACTGGAACATCCAGGCACCAGCAAGCAGTAATAACGCGGAGGGAGTGAAGGAATGTTCAGGAAATTGGGCAATTCAGGGTGATTTTGGAGCCAGGCAGAATGgctgaaaatacttaaaattcaagggagaatctccatctGACTTTTTAGGGTGGATTAATGGAGCGTGTCAGCATTTGGTGGATGAGATCCTTCATCTCCAGTAGATTGGTGGCTGGAGGACAATACAGGAGAAAAATCACTCCTGATGTCCCTTCCTCCGTGCTCCTGAAGCCCTACAGCCCCATCCCACTGATGGGACTCCGTGATGATACACAGGGACTcggttttcattttctgatgatGATTTAAAGGCAATCTCAGTAAAAATCAGGCCATTCTTGACAGCTATAAGCTTCTATTTGCCAAGTTGGCCAGTCCCTAAATGGGAAGGCTTCTCTCATGTGATCCCCAAAGGAGAAGCAAGGTCTGCATCGCTACTGGGACCAGGCACAGTCCCAcatcccaacccatcccagGATTTGTTCCCTCTGCCCCTCATCACCCACCCACGTTATTCACACAGCACTCCTAAAATTGCTGTCGGATGCTATTTACATAACCACGAGAGCCAACGAGGTCCGAAACCCCTGCGTGCTCTAAATTGGTGCATTAAGTTGTGGAAAGAGGATTTGATCAATTTACCGAGCGCACAAATCAACAGAGCAGAATTTACAAACCCATCAAAAAAGCGAAGTGACAGTTCAGAATTAATCCTCCGCCCGAGGCACACGATGTACCTCTGCAAACATCTCACAGCATAAATACAGTTGAGAAATAGTGGAGGAAAATGTAACTCCTGATGCCTTTGTACACCGCTGGCGGAATGGCTGAGGCGTCATCGGGAGATGAATGGGGATAATGCTGCTGGAAAGGTGCTGTCGCATCCTACTTCATTTTTATCCAGGACTCAGCCCAAGCTGTTACAGGGAAATATTGCAATTTCACTTTGTGCTTGAATTCAGAGCTGTCCCCAAATAATATTTCCCtggtcatttttcttcttcattccttctttcaAAAAGGAAGGGAACTCTGTTTACTCACGCCTGCCTGGAGTAGGCAGATGGGATGCAAAGAGCACTGGAGCCAGTGCCTCAGGGGCGTGAGCTGcctatggggtcatatggggcCAGTGGTATGCTGCATCGGTGGCTGCAGTCTGGGACCAGGgctggcacagctgtgcagtGATAAACGTAGGGCACAGGACTCTATTGGATGCTGCAGCATCCCCTGCCCCAGTGCCCAGCTCTATGCAGCGTGCCACAAAGCCATGCTTTGTTACAGGCACAGGGCTGATTGCTGACGTGTTCAATGGGCTCTCTGCTAGGAATTCCAGGGGAGGGGAGCTCTGCACCCATTCAAGCATGACTCTGCCAACGCAGCTGGAAGGTAGAGCCCTGGTTCTGGACATCTCCAGTTTGGTACTCAATAGTTTTCTCTCCCTATGCAACGAGCAGAGCATCTTTCAGCCCCCAAAGCAAGCCCAGCACCCTAATGGCACAGAGACTGCTGCTTCTCTTGGGTGCTTTGAAGTGTTCCTCCTGTGAGATGCAGTGCAGGATACACACAGCCAGCTCAATGAGAAGGAGCTCTCACTGGAGCCTTATGGTTGATGCTCAGATGAAACCGCTGAGGCAATTtcaattaaaagcaaatttttcaAGCTATCTAatcaaaaaaatataaaaggcTTCCTTTCAGCTTTTGTTTCCAGCGCACAGAGGAGCCCGTGCCTGCAGCGGTGAAAAGGCTCTTTATTGTGTAGACGGCTGTGAAGGACAGAGTGCTGTGCTTCCCATTCAAGGATGCATTGAAGCTTTCTTGGAATCCATTAGAAAAGGTGGGGAGGGAAGAGTGCAAGAAACCCAGAgcccctccagctgcagcctaGCGCTCTCCTGGCAACTACACAAGAGAATTAGCCAGTTCCCCTGGAGGCACATCTTAGATTTTCCCAGTGCAAAATGTCTTCTACAACTCCTACCTTTAAAAGCATTCCCATGCCTTTAGCTGATGCTTATTCAGTGCTTCTGCAGCCCCAATAAACCAGCAGctcatagaacggcttgggttgaaaaggacctcaaaaatcagctagtttcaacccccctgccatgggcaggattgccaaccaccagaccaggttgcccagagctcGCTCTTCTGCACCGCTGACAGAAGCCCCCATATCTCCTTGCAAGGACCTCTCTGGCATGGCTGGGTGGCTCTGGGGAACGTCACCACCTGCTAGCCCTGTTTGGGCTCTGGTCTACCCCAGGAAGCACTGGAGCAGAGGCTCTGGGCTCACTGTGCTGCTTCCTGCAACGTGGACACATCCCCACGGGCACGGTGCGAGGCAGGAGGCTGCAGTTCATCACAGCACACCCGTGTGTTGTCACCCAGCCACACAAATTGAATTGAGTCATGGCAAATAACATCTCCTCAAGTGACGCAAATTATCCGAGCTGCCTTCCATGGGCAAGGGCTGTATTTTTCCACATTGCTGCACCGCATGCATCAAACCAGGCTTGCAAGCAAAGGCATTCTTAAGTTATACAGCATCGCCTCTTTGATCGAAACAAAGAGCCTGAAAGAACAGCAAAGGCAACAGACTGCTTGAGTTCAGGATTACGAGCCCAGAGTTGGAGTCAACCTTGAGAAAGGCATTCAGCTCTGAAGAATTCCCTCCTAAGCCCCTTTGGCACCATTCCCAGCTGCAGTCCGGAGTGTTTGCTGATGGAAAACATGGGTTAAAAGTTGTTTTGAACCTGGCGCTGCAGCATGAAATCAGCTGTTGGGTTTCACATGCACCAAATGCATCAGCCCCACTGCACTGTTGGCTTTGCCCAGCTGCAGCTCATTGCCCACTGCTCTGGGCTACCTGTCCCTAATTGGCACAGGATAGGGCTGCCACTGGGGCATAGAGGTCCTGAGCAGAAGCAGCCATTGTGTTCGATGAGGGTGGGACCCAGGGAACACATGGGGAGAGCCCAAAtacatttcagcagctgctggtcATTCCTAGAGCATTTACAGTTGCGTGCCAAAGAGACTCATTTCACAGATGTGCCTATCTTAATCACATCACACTGCTATCAGAAGTACACAAAATATGACTGTTACCCCATAGGAACATAAACAATAGCAGTAGGAGGAGGAGAACTGACTTGGGTTGGACCACACGctgctttttaataatttgCTGATTCGCTTCGTGCTGGGAAGAACAGAGTCAGGTACTTTCTCTTTGCGTTTCCCAATCAGCAGGATGCATCAGAAATAACGATATAGACAGAAAACATGCACAGCACCAGCAACATGACACACGTGTTGTACAAGAATACATGAGGAACATCTGACAAAGGCCCCTCTCTGCACATTGATTCAGATATCAAAGCACTTGTGCAAACGCTCACTCAGTAATGTTCTTTCCCAGAGCAGTAAAGCAAATGCTGTGTCAGGTACCTGCCAGAGTCTCCtttcagtgggaaaagaaaagctgcaggcCAGAAGGCTGCaatcctgtaaaaaaaaaataaaaaatccccaTCCCCCTTACACAGTCAGAGTCTAGAGCAGAACTAGGCTGTCGGGCTGGAATGTAAGGGCTTTCTCACTTAAATTGATCCAGCTGTGCTTAATGATCCATCCTGCCCACCTGGGCACCCACTGGGATGGGAATGCATGGGCAcccagcaaagcagagctggcatGTAGGGCAGAGCTCTGCcgtttgcttttcctttttgagaTGCTTTTGGCCCCCTGGATCTCCACTTGGGGGGGATATGGGGGTTTTCTGTGGGTTCACGTAGGCAGCAATACCATGAGCAGAGGATCAGGTCCTGATGCATGCATGGGACTGACAAGCTTCAGGAGACTCATTAGCAGGGGGGAGGCTCATCGCAGTGCCAGGGTAATGTCTGCCTGATGGGTCATGTCACCAGGCTGGTGGAAAGCTCTCTGCCTGCTCAGTGTCATATGGATAGGGGTGTGCATGGGTGCACGTGGATGTGAACTGCCATGCAGAAGACCCTGCTTCTTGGCTGGCACCACAGTGGCTTATGGAAATATCTTTACTATCtgtattaattaaaacaaagtgCAATGGCTCATCATTAGGCTCCGTGGGAAGAACCACACATAGGTTATTATCATCCTTCAGGACATAGAGCAGAAATGGAATTCGTTCTGTTTAAAACACAACTCAGTGATGACTGATATACTGATGATTAATTATATACAATACAGTGCCACTGAAATGAAGGGAGGTGCTAGAGCTCCCTGGCATGCGGACCCAGAGTGCAGGGCAGGGCAAAGCTCCCTGGAGTGGCTGCAATGCCTCCAGCAGGATGAATCCATTTTTATGGGTGGAAAATAGCCAGATAAGAAGACTGAACCTTATATTTCTCTGGCCAAATCTTCTCTAAAGACATTCTGGGAGATGAAGATCTGTTGGGGCAGCCTGTCTGAGAGGGTGCATGGATGCTGTAGGAGCACTGGGCTCTTCCCTGCTTGCAGGCAGCCTCCGGAGCAGCGACCGTCCCGTAATCGATGCAGCCCAATAACTGCAATAACCACAGCCATCAGTAACCCGGCGCTCGCCCTGCCTTCCTGATTGCGAGCAGCGGGACTGTTTGCGAGCTGTCAGGAGTCATTAGGCGCTGGAGCGACAT of the Meleagris gallopavo isolate NT-WF06-2002-E0010 breed Aviagen turkey brand Nicholas breeding stock chromosome 17, Turkey_5.1, whole genome shotgun sequence genome contains:
- the SEZ6L gene encoding seizure 6-like protein, which codes for MSSQEPPMPTETTDGQRQSPPELLGWGPTSRPVLQISPSTPPPSTTRPFPDGPGDTGTGPTAAPSGAINQMDSAESEMNGSASEESQETTTSTIITTTVITTEPTPVRCSVSFYDPEGYIDSTDYPPLPRHSFLECTYNVTVYTGYGVELQVKSVNLSDGEVLSIRGVDDNTLVVLANQTLLVEGQVIRSPTNTISVYFRTFQDEAVGTFQLHYQVFMLSCSFPRRPDFGDVTVMDLHSGGIAHFHCHLGYELQGPHMLTCINASRPHWSSPEPICSAPCGGTVHNATIGRVLSPSTAGNQSGSMYCVWAITAPPGQKLHLHFEKLLLAERDRMVVYSGDSNRSAVLYDSLRADSVPFEGVISDDSSIRIDFLAEEPAASTAFNIRFEAFERGHCYEPYIQNGNFTTSDPTYNLGTTVEFTCDPGHSLEQGPAVIECVNMRDPYWNDTEPLCRATCGGELTAMAGVILSPNWPEPYTEGEDCIWRVHVGEEKRLFLDIQLLNLTNSDILTIYDGDELSARILGQYVGSSGPQKLYSSSPDLTIRFHSDPAGLIFGKGQGFIMNYIEVSRNDSCSDLPEIQNGWKTTSHTELVRGAKITYQCDPGYDIVGSDTLTCQWDLSWSSDPPFCEKIMYCTDPGEVEHSTRLISDPVLLVGTTIQYTCNPGFVLEGSSLLTCYSRETGTPIWTSRLPHCVSEESLACDNPGLPENGYQILYKRLYLPGESLTFMCYEGFELMGEVTIKCILGQPSHWSGPLPICKVNQDSFEHALEAEAAAETSLEGGNMALAIFIPVLIISLLLGGAYIYITRCRYYSSLRLPLMYSHPYSQITVETEFDNPIYETGETREYEVSI